Proteins encoded together in one Vibrio lentus window:
- a CDS encoding cytochrome c, with translation MSAFWNLWAVILTLIFFVLMVSVVVKYWRSNHQADQDHTLGTFDGIEEKDAPPPKLLFVSYAIAFLLSAGYLVLYPGLGEWEGLVDWKQSDDKLSSPSTTLNEQFSQTTETTLEGLSGIPEIVNSGQILFQTHCAACHRDNAQGQKHFPNLIDQEWLYGGSDEAIIHSIAKGRNGAMPGWSEIMRPDEVAKVSYYLASLNQRHTDVPEVKVKVGKELFAKYCSSCHADGSIANPAIGVPDLSDDIWLHGGSIEEIQHTINKGLNNLMPAFDKQLSENEILALGAYIRHAGSEQQQRLANLEAQSVERGEYLAYAGDCVACHSAEGGEPFAGGLPFVTPFGTVYSTNITPHTTEGIGTYDFDDFRAALVAGKGKNGYLYPAMPYTSYQHLTDQDMVDLWEYMQSITAVPRRNDDNSMMFPSNIRLGLLGWNIVFMDTDPIDYQVPEELKSEVENVEKWQQGKYWVAGLGHCSECHTPRNIAQALIPERIFQGNLIDGWNAPDITANELYVDGWDEATLTDFLHTGHSDKGTAFAGMADVVKNSLSLMTREDIESMSYYLLSGDINNTISSDAVPLQPKGFDEDSYATDIYTTYRQTCGACHGDDGKGRDPIAPTLLNNGIIMHSDPFNTIAVTVRGLQPTYLDKDRNFMPMASFEDVLSDQRLAELITFVRLHLGDREEPVTAEHVREVRETLEAAGYAGGLHTTPEMYESRDKNINIR, from the coding sequence ATGAGTGCATTTTGGAATCTATGGGCGGTAATTTTAACCTTAATCTTCTTCGTTCTTATGGTGTCTGTTGTCGTTAAATATTGGCGTAGCAATCACCAAGCCGATCAAGACCACACCCTTGGCACTTTTGATGGGATTGAAGAAAAAGATGCGCCACCGCCAAAACTACTCTTTGTTAGCTATGCTATTGCCTTTCTATTGTCTGCTGGCTATTTGGTGCTCTACCCCGGGCTTGGTGAATGGGAAGGGTTAGTCGATTGGAAGCAAAGTGACGACAAACTCAGCTCACCCAGCACAACGTTAAACGAGCAATTCTCTCAAACAACGGAGACAACCCTCGAAGGATTGTCTGGCATACCCGAAATAGTGAACAGCGGACAAATCTTGTTCCAAACTCACTGCGCGGCTTGTCATCGTGACAACGCTCAAGGTCAGAAACACTTCCCTAACCTTATTGACCAAGAATGGCTATATGGTGGTAGTGATGAAGCGATCATTCATTCGATCGCCAAAGGGCGAAATGGCGCGATGCCGGGTTGGAGCGAGATAATGCGCCCCGATGAAGTGGCTAAGGTTTCTTACTACTTAGCTTCGCTCAACCAACGCCATACTGATGTTCCAGAGGTGAAAGTCAAAGTCGGCAAAGAGCTGTTTGCAAAATACTGTTCGTCTTGTCACGCCGATGGTTCTATCGCGAATCCGGCGATCGGCGTCCCTGATCTTTCAGATGATATCTGGCTGCACGGAGGGAGTATTGAAGAGATACAACACACTATCAACAAAGGCTTGAACAACCTGATGCCTGCGTTTGATAAACAGCTTTCGGAAAACGAGATACTTGCACTGGGTGCTTACATTCGACATGCGGGCTCAGAGCAGCAACAACGACTCGCGAACCTAGAAGCTCAGTCTGTTGAGCGTGGTGAATATCTTGCTTATGCCGGTGACTGTGTCGCTTGTCATAGTGCAGAAGGTGGCGAACCTTTTGCTGGTGGGCTTCCTTTTGTGACCCCTTTCGGCACCGTCTATTCAACCAATATTACGCCGCACACAACGGAAGGTATTGGTACTTATGACTTTGATGATTTCCGAGCCGCGTTAGTTGCAGGTAAAGGTAAGAACGGTTACCTGTACCCTGCAATGCCTTACACTTCTTATCAACACCTCACAGACCAAGACATGGTCGATTTGTGGGAATACATGCAGTCAATCACCGCGGTGCCTCGCCGCAATGACGACAACAGCATGATGTTTCCATCGAATATACGTCTAGGTCTGCTCGGGTGGAACATTGTGTTCATGGATACCGACCCAATTGACTATCAAGTGCCTGAAGAACTTAAATCGGAAGTCGAAAACGTTGAGAAATGGCAACAAGGGAAATATTGGGTTGCTGGTCTTGGACACTGCTCTGAGTGCCATACCCCGCGAAACATTGCTCAAGCTCTGATACCTGAACGTATTTTCCAAGGTAACTTGATTGACGGCTGGAATGCGCCCGATATCACGGCCAACGAGCTGTATGTCGATGGTTGGGATGAAGCGACACTGACCGATTTCTTACACACGGGTCACTCAGACAAAGGGACTGCCTTTGCCGGCATGGCTGACGTAGTGAAAAACAGCCTAAGCTTGATGACACGTGAAGATATCGAGTCGATGTCCTATTACCTACTCAGTGGTGACATCAACAACACCATCAGTAGTGACGCGGTTCCGTTGCAGCCTAAAGGGTTTGATGAAGACTCTTACGCGACTGACATTTACACCACGTATCGCCAGACATGTGGAGCCTGTCATGGAGACGATGGTAAAGGACGTGACCCTATCGCCCCTACTCTGTTGAATAACGGCATCATCATGCACAGTGACCCATTCAACACCATCGCGGTAACCGTGCGTGGCCTACAACCCACCTATCTCGACAAAGACAGAAACTTCATGCCAATGGCAAGCTTTGAAGATGTGCTGTCGGATCAAAGGTTGGCTGAGTTGATCACCTTCGTGCGATTGCACCTTGGAGATAGAGAGGAACCAGTAACCGCAGAGCACGTTCGAGAGGTAAGAGAAACGCTTGAAGCTGCAGGTTACGCTGGAGGGTTACACACCACACCTGAAATGTACGAAAGTCGAGATAAGAACATCAACATACGTTAG
- a CDS encoding cbb3-type cytochrome c oxidase subunit II encodes MMSKDFTHSIVILILTTVVVASFSLLVWVVPSIVRGDDIAKGSLAMPLTPLELAGRDIYISEGCHVCHTQMVRPLEPEVKRNGRPNKEADDIYEFPNLWGSKRTGPDLTNLGRKYSDQWHAIHLIDPRKVVPTSIMPAYPWLFEQTLSGDDISDKMETLRILGVPYTDQEIGDARLQVRGKTKGEALIRYLQSLGKDTSQEVSQ; translated from the coding sequence ATGATGAGTAAAGACTTTACACATTCAATCGTCATTTTAATTTTGACCACCGTTGTCGTCGCTTCCTTCTCTCTGTTGGTTTGGGTAGTGCCTAGCATTGTCCGTGGAGACGACATTGCCAAAGGCAGTTTAGCGATGCCACTCACACCTCTTGAGTTAGCAGGACGAGACATCTACATCAGTGAAGGCTGTCATGTGTGCCATACACAAATGGTTCGCCCTCTAGAGCCTGAAGTGAAGCGTAATGGTCGTCCGAACAAAGAAGCAGACGACATCTACGAATTTCCTAACTTGTGGGGTTCTAAGCGCACGGGGCCGGACCTCACTAACCTAGGTAGAAAGTATTCTGACCAGTGGCATGCTATTCATCTAATTGACCCTCGAAAAGTCGTACCGACATCGATCATGCCCGCCTACCCTTGGTTATTTGAACAGACTCTGTCAGGCGACGACATAAGCGACAAAATGGAAACCCTCCGGATACTTGGTGTTCCTTATACTGACCAAGAAATAGGTGACGCCCGATTACAAGTAAGAGGAAAAACCAAAGGTGAAGCTCTGATCCGCTATCTACAAAGCCTTGGTAAAGATACGTCACAGGAGGTATCACAATGA
- the ccoN gene encoding cytochrome-c oxidase, cbb3-type subunit I: MEQVTTQYSIKVVRYFIIASLIWAIVGMIIGVILAAQLYWPVLNFDSQYFQFGRLRPLHTSGVIYGFVVNILMGTSLYIAQRTGHCELFNKSLSWMVFWGWQFILLLAVISLPGGHTSSKEYAELEWPIDLMIVLVWVLYAVLFFGTLAKRKVSHIFVANWFFAAFIIVVAMIFIVNNLAMPVSAMKSYSVFAGAQDAIVQWWWGHNAVGFLLTAGVIGMNYYFIPKAADRPIYSYRLSVIHFWGLVGFYTWAGTHHLVYSSVPIWIQNIGIVMSLILWLPSWAGAFNSAMTLLQNKEKLKSDYILLFFFSAILYYCLATFEGPLLAIRWFNMVAHNTEWIIGHVHSAALGWVGMSGIAVFYYFIPRLWGQTDLWSRRLIKWHFWLAHAGVAIYAIALWVAGIGEGYMWLAQNENGELIYSFVEAMDFKAPWLFLRFFGGALFVLGLFLMAFNLFKTVRMPVVHNAKHAVNEGA; encoded by the coding sequence ATGGAACAAGTGACAACGCAGTACAGCATCAAGGTCGTGAGATACTTTATCATCGCCTCTTTAATCTGGGCGATTGTGGGTATGATCATCGGCGTGATCCTCGCCGCTCAATTGTATTGGCCTGTGCTCAATTTCGATTCTCAATATTTCCAATTTGGTCGTCTTCGCCCTCTGCATACCTCAGGCGTTATCTATGGGTTTGTGGTGAATATTTTAATGGGGACTTCACTCTATATTGCCCAACGAACTGGCCATTGCGAGCTGTTCAATAAAAGCCTGTCGTGGATGGTCTTTTGGGGATGGCAATTTATTCTACTACTCGCGGTCATCTCCTTGCCTGGGGGCCACACCAGTTCAAAAGAGTATGCGGAACTTGAATGGCCAATCGACTTAATGATTGTACTGGTTTGGGTGCTCTATGCAGTGTTGTTCTTTGGCACCCTTGCCAAGCGGAAAGTGAGCCATATCTTCGTGGCTAACTGGTTTTTTGCTGCTTTCATTATCGTTGTTGCCATGATTTTCATTGTGAACAATCTTGCGATGCCGGTCTCGGCTATGAAGTCCTACTCTGTATTCGCAGGTGCTCAAGATGCGATTGTTCAATGGTGGTGGGGACATAATGCCGTTGGTTTCTTACTGACCGCTGGTGTGATTGGTATGAATTACTATTTCATACCTAAAGCAGCGGACCGACCTATCTATTCGTACCGCTTGTCTGTCATCCATTTTTGGGGCTTGGTCGGCTTTTACACGTGGGCCGGAACGCACCACTTAGTCTACTCTTCCGTTCCCATCTGGATTCAGAACATCGGAATCGTGATGTCATTGATCCTGTGGCTCCCTTCCTGGGCGGGTGCTTTCAATAGCGCAATGACCCTTCTACAAAACAAAGAAAAGCTGAAGTCCGACTACATTCTTTTATTCTTTTTCTCAGCGATTCTTTACTACTGCTTAGCAACATTCGAAGGCCCGTTACTTGCTATCCGCTGGTTCAACATGGTGGCACACAACACCGAATGGATAATCGGCCACGTACATTCCGCAGCACTCGGATGGGTGGGAATGTCAGGGATAGCGGTTTTTTACTACTTCATTCCGCGCTTGTGGGGCCAAACCGATCTTTGGTCACGACGACTGATTAAGTGGCACTTCTGGCTTGCCCATGCTGGCGTCGCCATTTATGCGATTGCGCTTTGGGTCGCGGGTATCGGCGAAGGTTATATGTGGCTCGCCCAAAATGAAAATGGCGAACTGATATACAGCTTTGTAGAGGCTATGGACTTTAAAGCACCTTGGTTGTTCTTACGATTCTTTGGTGGTGCACTGTTTGTTCTGGGTTTATTCCTAATGGCATTTAACTTATTTAAAACTGTTCGTATGCCAGTAGTACATAACGCTAAACACGCCGTTAATGAGGGAGCTTAA
- a CDS encoding c-type cytochrome, whose product MRLNKQKFNPITALSILLMTAVMNPVYAESNDEQFELGKQKAKVCMTCHGVDGISTQDPYPNLRGQKIGYLISSLKDYQTRERTSGLAILMQQQADTLSDQDIRDISYFYSMLGKESSSVSDSKTDSNSKL is encoded by the coding sequence ATGAGATTAAATAAGCAAAAGTTTAACCCCATAACCGCACTTTCCATTCTGCTAATGACGGCTGTCATGAATCCAGTTTACGCAGAATCTAACGACGAGCAGTTCGAGTTAGGAAAACAAAAAGCCAAGGTGTGTATGACTTGTCATGGCGTTGATGGTATCTCAACTCAAGACCCCTATCCGAACCTTCGTGGCCAAAAAATAGGGTATCTCATTTCCTCACTGAAAGATTATCAGACAAGGGAAAGAACCAGTGGTTTGGCGATTCTCATGCAGCAACAAGCCGACACACTTTCAGATCAGGACATCCGAGATATCTCCTACTTCTATTCAATGCTCGGCAAGGAATCAAGTTCAGTTAGCGACTCAAAAACAGACAGTAATTCAAAACTGTAG
- a CDS encoding diguanylate cyclase domain-containing protein: MKKLLSLAAIKIVVLSLAAVVLTVNIYSVTRINDINKSFSNRQNEATWFVFQLVKEYANFLMVSRSDTIDYDELWLAYDITWSRFDILINSTESSNFIKSANFKPYFTTEFDKFKSLESSIKLVNQGVLPKESLQKKVDICYHTLVDFINDKFRLQSPVIEENTSMVDKLVMVHQISSLFLAVILLMTGAIFYVDFSVKRKLYSTDFITGFRNRVSLMKFVKNNYPKDNNFDLYFVRIRNLSEINQKYGLEYGDLVVSSAAKSLTAKIPESTISFRSSGSQFLFFIPDHLYASDEIQEKFNDVLSDYISAGNLELMIDAVVRHKKNISSKDMMELLTSMQG; the protein is encoded by the coding sequence ATGAAAAAGCTGCTGTCATTGGCTGCCATTAAAATTGTCGTGTTATCTTTAGCGGCGGTGGTGCTTACCGTAAATATCTACAGCGTCACGCGCATTAACGACATCAATAAGAGTTTTTCGAATCGACAAAATGAAGCCACGTGGTTCGTTTTTCAGTTAGTAAAAGAATACGCTAACTTCTTGATGGTCAGTCGCTCTGACACCATCGATTATGATGAATTATGGTTAGCGTACGATATTACTTGGAGTCGTTTTGATATATTGATTAATAGCACTGAGTCTTCCAATTTCATTAAATCGGCGAACTTTAAACCTTATTTCACCACAGAATTTGATAAGTTTAAGAGCTTGGAATCCTCCATTAAATTAGTTAACCAAGGTGTACTACCTAAAGAATCGCTGCAAAAAAAGGTCGATATTTGTTATCACACACTTGTAGACTTCATTAACGACAAGTTTCGCTTACAAAGCCCGGTAATTGAAGAAAACACCTCGATGGTTGATAAGTTAGTCATGGTGCATCAAATCAGTAGTCTATTCCTAGCTGTGATTTTGCTGATGACGGGGGCTATTTTCTATGTGGATTTCTCTGTTAAAAGAAAGCTCTACTCAACTGATTTCATCACAGGCTTTCGAAATCGAGTGTCATTGATGAAGTTCGTCAAAAACAACTATCCGAAAGACAACAACTTTGACCTTTACTTCGTACGCATCAGAAACTTGAGTGAAATTAACCAAAAATATGGACTTGAATATGGTGATCTCGTGGTGAGTTCGGCTGCCAAATCCCTCACCGCCAAGATCCCTGAAAGCACCATTTCATTCCGCAGCAGTGGAAGCCAGTTCTTATTCTTCATTCCAGATCATTTGTACGCGAGTGATGAAATTCAGGAAAAATTCAACGATGTGCTCAGTGATTACATTTCGGCAGGTAACTTAGAGTTGATGATAGACGCCGTAGTGAGACATAAGAAAAACATCAGTTCCAAAGACATGATGGAGCTACTGACTTCGATGCAAGGCTAA
- a CDS encoding putative bifunctional diguanylate cyclase/phosphodiesterase codes for MPVLKKLYFVLIPTLLFVFTIGGMVTYNLASNHAKHMYLDEVQSDVNTALVAAEYEQLGLSLLVKDIGSSLQFLRYIQNPGDYTTLSLLEKRVLRVLNQSHVNQFGQRNIYVVDPKFTLTLSTLRADPFEGLKIPDNIYEKVFDIYTSLINKNELSHEGFSYISVSGELRYAYVAAIDPYLLPQDKRANESLNRYILIADGPLKQLSNLLIKYNDDDNMQLLIEPSSDTEHIENTQFVIKSFEQTKDSIKVEMNSRHFLAQVNIREKKFNQEKSIIAQQTLLGGLTTLFTIMLIVHMVVRYQLVRPLKDLLHEISIGGLKLRYFKRSSGQSEIDGLKNAYIDSLTELKFEAEFDQLTKLANRRSFIRHLDVRIKSSMSPHCYLVCWDIIDFRKINDLYGAKVGDNVLVSLAKTLRETLQNQQSSFGFSCSDYSIARLGGNQFIAILEMGEHQSINEEIENINNTLTGTTFLDYYGFRLSIATGVLPVDTPKFEEIWHRCIDEMLINAKDHSDGDSRIVYGEELLHSLERHDVIEKRLLECCASDNFELRFMPIFNAKTLQIDGAECLIRCPALFDIKAGPDEFIPAAEKSNLISKLDMWVISTAIKSYKELSEIHQYKGTLSINISAMELYNRNFADNIRKVLERYQVPPGNIIIEITETSYVKSSKLTVQTIESIRGLGLKVSLDDFGTGYTAFNQLLHYPVDELKIDKSFIDNIVDDKADRKMVESMVNLGHSCDTFVVGEGVESLEQYHHLRKANCDLIQGYFFSQPLTYIEFIEFVRDHNPQAILDQQSLLEPSSNERIVALNQKQ; via the coding sequence ATGCCTGTATTGAAGAAGCTTTATTTTGTACTCATTCCCACGCTATTGTTCGTGTTTACAATTGGTGGGATGGTTACCTATAACTTAGCCTCTAACCACGCTAAACACATGTACTTAGATGAAGTGCAATCCGACGTAAATACAGCGCTAGTCGCGGCTGAGTACGAACAACTTGGTTTATCTTTGTTAGTAAAAGATATTGGTTCGTCACTGCAGTTCTTGCGATATATTCAAAACCCAGGTGACTACACCACCCTATCTCTATTAGAGAAAAGAGTGCTTCGAGTCTTAAACCAAAGTCACGTTAATCAATTTGGTCAACGTAATATCTATGTCGTTGACCCCAAGTTCACTCTCACACTTTCGACACTACGAGCTGACCCTTTCGAGGGCTTAAAGATCCCTGACAACATCTACGAGAAAGTCTTCGACATCTATACTTCGTTGATTAATAAAAACGAGCTATCTCATGAAGGTTTCTCTTATATCTCAGTGAGTGGTGAGCTCAGATACGCTTATGTTGCGGCTATCGATCCTTACTTACTCCCCCAAGACAAACGCGCAAACGAAAGCTTAAACCGATACATATTGATTGCAGATGGTCCGTTGAAACAGCTGTCTAACTTGCTTATAAAATACAACGATGATGACAATATGCAGCTTCTGATTGAACCTTCATCAGATACTGAACACATTGAAAACACTCAGTTCGTTATCAAGTCGTTTGAACAAACCAAAGACAGTATTAAAGTTGAGATGAACAGTCGTCACTTCCTCGCTCAAGTTAATATTCGCGAAAAGAAATTCAATCAGGAAAAATCCATTATCGCTCAGCAGACCTTGCTTGGTGGCTTGACGACACTATTCACTATTATGCTCATCGTACACATGGTCGTACGGTATCAATTAGTGCGTCCACTCAAAGACTTGTTGCACGAAATTTCCATTGGCGGACTCAAACTCAGATATTTTAAACGGTCATCCGGACAAAGTGAGATCGACGGGCTTAAGAACGCCTACATTGACTCACTAACGGAATTGAAATTCGAAGCCGAATTCGATCAATTAACCAAATTAGCCAACCGACGCTCATTTATTCGACACCTCGATGTACGTATAAAAAGCTCAATGAGCCCACACTGTTACTTGGTTTGCTGGGACATTATCGACTTTCGTAAAATCAATGACTTATACGGTGCAAAGGTGGGTGACAATGTACTCGTTAGTCTAGCCAAAACACTAAGAGAAACCTTGCAGAATCAACAATCCTCTTTCGGCTTTAGTTGCAGCGACTATTCAATCGCAAGGCTTGGAGGAAACCAATTTATTGCGATATTGGAAATGGGTGAACACCAATCAATAAACGAAGAAATTGAGAACATTAACAACACCCTAACGGGTACGACTTTCCTAGATTACTATGGGTTCAGGCTTTCAATTGCAACTGGTGTACTACCCGTCGATACCCCTAAGTTCGAGGAGATATGGCACCGATGTATTGATGAGATGTTGATTAATGCTAAGGATCATAGCGACGGAGATAGCCGGATTGTTTACGGCGAAGAACTACTTCATTCACTTGAAAGGCATGATGTTATCGAGAAAAGGCTATTAGAGTGCTGCGCGAGTGATAACTTTGAACTTCGCTTTATGCCTATTTTCAATGCTAAGACACTTCAGATTGACGGAGCAGAATGTCTGATTCGCTGCCCTGCTCTATTTGATATAAAGGCTGGGCCGGATGAGTTCATTCCAGCCGCAGAGAAAAGTAATTTAATATCCAAACTCGACATGTGGGTGATTAGTACCGCAATCAAAAGCTATAAAGAGCTCTCAGAGATTCACCAATACAAAGGCACCTTGTCCATTAACATCTCAGCGATGGAGCTCTACAACCGTAACTTTGCCGATAATATTAGAAAGGTACTCGAACGTTATCAAGTTCCTCCTGGCAACATCATTATAGAAATTACCGAAACCAGTTACGTTAAAAGCAGCAAACTTACCGTGCAGACCATTGAGAGTATCCGAGGCCTAGGTTTAAAAGTGTCTCTCGACGACTTCGGTACGGGTTACACGGCGTTTAACCAACTTCTTCATTACCCCGTCGATGAACTTAAAATTGATAAGAGCTTTATCGATAATATCGTCGACGACAAAGCTGACCGCAAGATGGTCGAGTCTATGGTTAACTTAGGGCACTCTTGTGACACCTTCGTTGTTGGCGAAGGTGTCGAATCTCTCGAACAGTATCATCACCTTCGAAAAGCCAACTGCGACCTAATACAAGGGTATTTCTTTAGCCAACCACTGACTTATATTGAGTTCATTGAATTTGTCCGTGACCATAATCCACAAGCCATCCTAGACCAGCAATCGCTGTTAGAACCAAGCTCTAACGAAAGGATTGTGGCACTTAATCAGAAACAGTAG
- a CDS encoding ABC transporter substrate-binding protein translates to MKTFNVLVVASSSFLTGTVFSQQNDIYIYNWDEFLSDSVITQLSDTYDISLKQQYFSDESIRDEVLLSERRGAFELVIIESVKLNALANQNLFHNLSEIQQSIAGNIDSRWVDGCGEYGIPYAWGTSGILYRSDKVDTPTSWTTILEPDSKNSGRISMYYEPTDLVSTALLANQFDPFTNNEQELRVAYKTLQAQKPHLESSEYVIDYIHQPERLANIDLAYGYSGDSYALNDADPDASWAYIVPQEGTTLWLECIAAINNGELSPQAKTILSFLSQPDIAAQNAMDSWFATPSSKAKALTSQEYQNDPELFPSKEVLERSYLYQQLEPNSIQIRNRIVDSLR, encoded by the coding sequence GTGAAGACATTCAATGTTTTAGTTGTTGCGTCATCATCCTTTTTAACTGGCACAGTGTTTAGCCAACAAAACGATATTTATATCTACAATTGGGATGAATTTTTATCCGACAGTGTGATTACCCAATTAAGCGATACCTATGATATTTCGTTGAAACAACAATATTTCTCTGATGAGTCTATTAGGGACGAAGTGTTACTGAGCGAACGTCGAGGCGCATTTGAGCTCGTGATTATAGAAAGTGTAAAGCTCAATGCGTTAGCCAATCAGAACCTATTTCATAATCTAAGTGAAATACAACAATCCATTGCAGGTAACATTGATTCACGATGGGTTGATGGTTGTGGCGAATATGGCATCCCCTACGCATGGGGAACGTCGGGCATTTTGTACCGCAGTGATAAAGTCGACACGCCAACTTCTTGGACAACCATTCTCGAACCTGATTCAAAGAATAGTGGCCGCATAAGTATGTACTACGAGCCAACGGATTTGGTGAGTACCGCATTGCTCGCTAATCAATTTGATCCCTTCACCAACAACGAGCAAGAACTTCGCGTCGCCTACAAAACTCTACAAGCTCAAAAGCCTCATCTTGAAAGCAGTGAATACGTCATCGATTATATTCACCAACCCGAACGTCTCGCTAACATCGACCTCGCCTACGGGTATTCCGGAGACAGTTATGCGTTGAATGATGCCGACCCTGATGCATCTTGGGCTTATATCGTTCCTCAAGAAGGCACTACGTTATGGTTAGAGTGCATTGCTGCTATCAATAATGGAGAGTTATCTCCACAAGCAAAAACCATTCTCTCATTCCTATCGCAACCCGATATCGCCGCTCAAAATGCGATGGACTCATGGTTTGCGACACCAAGCTCAAAAGCAAAAGCGCTGACTTCTCAAGAGTATCAAAATGATCCTGAGCTTTTCCCTAGCAAAGAGGTATTAGAACGCAGTTATCTGTATCAGCAACTCGAACCCAATAGCATTCAAATTCGTAACCGTATTGTCGACAGTTTGAGATAA
- a CDS encoding LysE family translocator — MGAGLVGIFVTVAIAHFLALLSPGPDFVIVVKSAVRNKGKKALGVAFGIASANAVYIGLCLIGVGSILAASVSVMIALKIIGGLFLVYLAVQAIRAKKCNYSNIDVVEEGASIQTTFLKEFVTGFLSGILNPKNLLFYLSLFTVVLNNEVGFMFKLGLGIWMTVVVFVWDAAIIFLLSAPKVRREFTRAAYYIDKVTGVMLGLLGLTIVKSALVRQ; from the coding sequence ATGGGTGCCGGTTTAGTCGGGATTTTTGTTACCGTGGCGATTGCTCATTTTTTAGCGTTGTTAAGCCCCGGTCCAGATTTTGTCATCGTGGTGAAGAGTGCGGTTCGAAATAAAGGCAAAAAAGCGTTAGGTGTTGCATTTGGTATTGCCAGTGCCAATGCGGTTTATATTGGTTTGTGTCTTATTGGGGTCGGCTCTATTTTGGCAGCTTCGGTTTCAGTGATGATCGCTTTAAAAATTATTGGCGGTTTGTTTCTGGTGTACCTTGCTGTTCAAGCGATAAGAGCGAAAAAATGTAATTACAGTAATATCGATGTTGTCGAAGAAGGTGCCTCCATTCAAACCACTTTTCTTAAAGAATTTGTTACGGGTTTTCTATCGGGAATCCTTAATCCTAAAAACCTTTTGTTCTATTTGAGCTTATTCACGGTTGTACTGAATAATGAGGTGGGTTTCATGTTTAAATTAGGGTTAGGCATTTGGATGACAGTGGTTGTGTTTGTGTGGGATGCCGCGATTATCTTCCTTTTATCTGCACCTAAAGTTCGACGAGAGTTTACGCGCGCTGCCTATTACATTGATAAGGTGACAGGGGTAATGTTGGGTCTTTTAGGGTTAACGATTGTTAAGTCGGCGTTGGTGCGTCAGTAA
- a CDS encoding PhzF family phenazine biosynthesis protein, with product MVLDIYQVDSFTTQAFKGNPAGVCISQEPLEESLMYSIAEEMAVSETAFLTLNTMTLKWFTPEVEVKLCGHGTLATAHVMKERGLVNVGEVVTFDTLSGELSATVCDSTIELDFPSTVLDLGLDANKDLLEYLGLCEDQVVSYSEFDTKQFIEVVSEQVLLDLAPNFDALKRIKGRGVVVTALSSNSELDFVSRYFAPWVGVNEDPVTGSAHCALTQYWSEKLNKAHFNAYQASRRGGYVSTERLSNGRIKLIGSATTVISGTLKV from the coding sequence GTGGTTTTAGATATATATCAAGTGGACTCGTTTACAACACAAGCTTTTAAAGGAAACCCTGCTGGGGTTTGTATTTCACAAGAACCTTTAGAAGAGTCGTTGATGTATTCGATTGCTGAAGAGATGGCAGTATCAGAAACGGCATTCTTAACCCTCAATACGATGACGTTGAAATGGTTTACACCAGAAGTTGAAGTTAAATTATGCGGTCACGGTACGTTGGCAACAGCGCATGTGATGAAGGAAAGAGGGTTAGTCAATGTGGGTGAGGTTGTGACGTTTGATACGCTTTCCGGGGAGCTATCTGCCACGGTTTGTGACTCCACAATCGAGCTCGACTTCCCAAGTACTGTGCTTGATCTTGGATTGGATGCTAATAAAGATTTGCTGGAATATTTAGGGCTGTGTGAAGACCAAGTCGTGTCATACAGTGAGTTCGATACCAAGCAGTTTATTGAGGTTGTCAGCGAACAAGTTTTATTAGATTTAGCACCAAACTTTGATGCTTTAAAGCGTATTAAAGGTCGAGGCGTCGTTGTGACGGCATTATCGTCGAACTCTGAGCTTGATTTTGTTTCGCGCTATTTTGCGCCGTGGGTGGGTGTTAACGAAGATCCCGTTACGGGTTCAGCGCATTGCGCTCTCACACAATACTGGTCAGAGAAACTAAACAAAGCGCATTTCAATGCTTACCAAGCGTCGCGCCGCGGTGGGTATGTATCGACAGAGCGATTGTCTAATGGTCGTATAAAACTGATAGGGTCTGCAACCACCGTAATCAGTGGTACCTTAAAAGTCTAA